The genome window CCACCGCCGAGATCTATGATTACATCGAACTGTTCTATAATCGCACTCGTCGGCACAGCCATCTGAGCGGGGTCAGTCCGGAGGCGTTTGAAGCCGTGTCGGAACGGGCTTAACTGTGTCCGCAAAAGCCTGGGAAGTCCAAAATCGGGGGAGGGTCAAGGAAGCGGCCAAACGGTCCTTCACTGCGCGCATTGAGGGAGCACATTCCCATCGTGCGGCCTCAGCGAGCAAGAGGACGACCAGGCCGCCCCTCTGCCCCCCTCTCCGCTGACATCCCTCACCAGGTGTGCTACAAACCCGCTCTATATGGTGCGCTTTTCGGTGGGTGTCCTCATGACAATGCCTCTCCGCTTCACATCCGTTGCACGGTTCACGCTAGCCGGGGCTTTTTGCAGCCTGACGCTGTCGGGCTGTCTGTCGCCGATCACGCTGAATCGCGCTGTGACCACTTACGATGAAGCGGTGACGGATGCGGTCTCCAAGCAACTGCTCATCAACATTGCCCGCGCCCATCGCCATCAACCCATTCACTTCACCGGCGTCTCGAATATCGCCGCGACGTTCGACTTCCGCGTGAATGCCGGAGCCACCCCGGCATTCACTGGAGGGTCCGGCACGACGCTCATGCCGATCTTCGGGGGCAGTGTCGCGGAGAATCCCACGATCAGCATCGTGCCGATCGAAGGGGAAGAGTTCACCAAGCGGCTGCTGACCCCCTTTCAGGAAACCAAGTTCACACTTCTGCTCCGGCAGCGCTTCGATATCGATCTCTTGCTCCGGCTGATGGCGCAGGAACTGCGGATCATGGGAAATGGCCAGAAGATCGCCTACCGCAATAAGCCTGCAGATCGGATAGACTACGAGATGTTCCGTCGCGTGGTGACGCACCTCTCATCCATTCAGGACCAGAACCAGCTCTATGCCGAACCGCTCGTCTACAATCGGACCTGGACCATTCCCGCCAACGCGGTCACCGCCGAGGGCTTCCAGTCTTTACAGGATGAGTATCTCGTGACCTACAGTCAGAAAGACAACACCTACACCCTGCGAAAACAAATCACGGGACGAACCCTCATCACCAACTATGACCCCGACACCCTTCCGGCCGACGAGCGGGCCCGGTTGATCGACGACGCCGAGGAAGGGCACCTCAACGATGTCTACTTCGACATCCGCCCGGGGCACGTCGGAGGGGAATACCCCCTCAAGGGGGATTTCCGGCTGCGGAGCTTCAATAGCATTCTCAACTTTCTGGGCCGATCGCTGGAAGAAGACCCCGAATACCCCGTCGAGCAAGATCCGCGGACACCGCCCGTGCATGAAAATCCCGTCCACGCGATGGAACTCGTGCTGTCGGACAGCGCGCCGTCGGACGCCGATCTGTCGATCAAGTTCCACG of Nitrospira sp. contains these proteins:
- a CDS encoding IS3 family transposase, which produces TAEIYDYIELFYNRTRRHSHLSGVSPEAFEAVSERA